A DNA window from Pseudomonas wuhanensis contains the following coding sequences:
- a CDS encoding HNH endonuclease, with product MAKLIKLSDTSWQQPFRDRKKEHILWGSHTEVRENCNFVDGTRRLLQISFEPRFELDIVDYFQITSGREIKFPKALVDMISPIVLENSESSFIVTVLDAVEHEDGQVGSTKDLANLITARATTIMARVGQQKFRKQLMGFWGDACALSGVKEPKLLVASHIVPWSQSEADSKLDPFNGLLLAPHYDRLFDQGLISFKDDGSILLSSIAEKLPPEFGLSKSMKLRKLNPKHLPYLAAHRDTFGFA from the coding sequence ATGGCCAAGCTCATCAAACTATCGGATACATCCTGGCAACAGCCATTCCGCGACCGTAAAAAGGAACACATTCTTTGGGGCTCCCACACCGAGGTTCGTGAAAACTGCAATTTCGTAGACGGCACACGCCGCCTCCTACAAATCTCATTCGAGCCACGATTCGAACTGGATATCGTCGATTACTTTCAGATCACTAGCGGACGCGAGATCAAGTTCCCGAAAGCGCTCGTTGATATGATCAGCCCCATCGTGCTGGAAAATTCCGAATCCAGCTTCATCGTTACCGTGCTCGATGCCGTTGAACATGAAGATGGCCAGGTCGGGAGTACAAAAGATTTGGCTAACCTGATTACCGCTCGGGCAACGACAATCATGGCCCGCGTCGGCCAGCAGAAGTTCAGGAAGCAATTGATGGGGTTTTGGGGTGATGCTTGCGCACTCTCCGGAGTAAAGGAGCCCAAGCTGCTGGTCGCATCGCACATTGTTCCCTGGAGCCAGTCAGAAGCAGATTCCAAGCTCGATCCATTTAACGGCTTGCTACTGGCGCCACACTACGATCGCCTGTTTGACCAAGGTCTGATCTCATTCAAAGATGATGGCTCTATTCTGCTGTCCAGCATTGCCGAAAAGCTGCCTCCAGAGTTTGGTCTGTCGAAATCCATGAAGCTACGCAAGCTCAATCCAAAGCATTTGCCCTACCTTGCTGCCCATAGGGATACGTTCGGCTTCGCGTAG
- a CDS encoding FAD-binding and (Fe-S)-binding domain-containing protein: MSLPVAFLRDAQQLIPEARRFDDPLSTLAFGTDASFYRLIPKLVIRVESEDEVVALLKLAQRDKVPVTFRAAGTSLSGQAISDSVLIVLGDNWNGREIRGQGTQIRLQPGVIGAQANAWLAPFGRKIGPDPASINACKIGGIVANNASGMCCGTAQNTYHTLAGIRLVLADGSRLDTEDAASVAAFRESHAELLERLATLGRETRANAELAARIRHKYRLKNTTGLSLNALVDFDEPVDILSHLLVGSEGTLGFISAVTYDTVIDHPNKASALIVFPDVETCCNAVTVLKSQPVSAVELLDRRSLRSVQDKPGMPAFVQQLSTNACALLIESRAASSSLLQEQLAQIMASLTGFPVEKQVDFTEDPVENARLWAIRKDTFPAVGAVRKTGTTVIIEDVTFPVEQLASGVNRLIELFDKHHYDEAILFGHALEGNLHFVFTQGFNSAEEVARYQAFMDDVAQLVAVEFGGSLKAEHGTGRNMAPFVELEWGSDAYQLMWQLKRLLDPNGILNPDVVLSDDPQIHLKHLKPLPAADEIVDKCIECGFCEPVCPSKGLTLSPRQRIVIWRDIQAKKRAGTDTTELEQAYEYQGIDTCAATGLCAQRCPVGINTGELVKKLRGRKATHTKTANWIEGHFATALQGARFTLHVANGARMLLGAPRLAKLSASLTRLSKGQVPQWTNAMPQPERAIRFSPSLSDERPQVVYLAACVSRVMGPAAGDKEQMSLYEKTRGLLEKAGYQVVFPDNQDNLCCGQPFASKGYAEQAEHKRQELIGALLHASRGGLDPIYCDTSPCTLRLVQDLGDVRLDLYDPVRFIRTHLMDRLDFIPQEAPIAVHVTCSTQHLGESQALIDLARKCSKNVVIPEGIHCCGFAGDKGFTTPQLNAHSLRTLKDAVQQCSEGISTSRTCEIGLTQHSGIDYHGLVYLVDRVTRARAT; this comes from the coding sequence ATGAGTCTACCTGTGGCTTTCCTGCGAGATGCGCAGCAATTGATTCCTGAAGCGCGACGTTTCGATGATCCGCTGTCGACTTTGGCCTTTGGCACCGACGCCAGTTTCTACCGGTTGATTCCAAAACTGGTGATTCGTGTCGAGTCCGAAGACGAAGTGGTGGCGCTACTTAAACTGGCACAGCGGGATAAAGTCCCGGTGACCTTCCGCGCCGCCGGCACCAGCCTGTCGGGCCAGGCCATCAGTGATTCAGTGCTGATCGTGCTGGGAGATAACTGGAACGGTCGCGAGATTCGCGGGCAAGGTACACAGATCCGTCTGCAACCAGGCGTGATCGGTGCCCAGGCCAACGCCTGGCTGGCACCGTTCGGACGTAAGATCGGTCCGGATCCAGCGTCGATCAACGCCTGCAAAATCGGCGGCATCGTTGCCAATAATGCCAGCGGCATGTGCTGCGGCACGGCGCAGAACACCTATCACACCCTGGCCGGAATTCGCCTGGTGCTGGCCGATGGCAGCCGTCTCGATACCGAAGACGCCGCCAGTGTCGCGGCCTTCCGTGAGAGCCACGCCGAACTGCTGGAGCGTCTGGCGACGTTGGGCCGCGAGACCCGCGCCAATGCCGAACTGGCTGCGAGAATTCGCCACAAATACCGTCTGAAAAATACCACTGGGCTGTCACTCAATGCCCTGGTGGATTTCGACGAGCCTGTGGATATCTTGAGCCACTTGCTGGTGGGCTCCGAGGGCACACTCGGGTTTATCAGCGCGGTGACCTACGACACGGTAATCGACCACCCGAACAAGGCGTCGGCGCTGATCGTGTTCCCGGATGTGGAAACCTGCTGCAACGCCGTCACCGTGCTGAAAAGCCAACCGGTGTCGGCCGTGGAACTGCTGGACCGTCGCAGTCTGCGCTCGGTGCAGGACAAGCCCGGCATGCCGGCTTTCGTACAACAGCTGTCGACCAATGCCTGCGCCCTGCTGATCGAATCCCGCGCCGCTTCGTCCTCGTTGCTGCAGGAGCAACTGGCGCAAATCATGGCGTCGCTGACTGGGTTCCCGGTGGAGAAGCAGGTGGACTTCACCGAAGACCCGGTGGAAAACGCCCGGCTCTGGGCAATCCGCAAGGACACCTTCCCTGCCGTCGGCGCGGTGCGCAAAACCGGTACCACGGTGATCATCGAAGACGTGACCTTCCCGGTGGAACAACTGGCCAGCGGCGTGAACCGCTTGATCGAGCTGTTCGACAAACATCACTACGACGAAGCGATCCTTTTCGGACACGCCCTGGAAGGCAATCTGCACTTCGTCTTCACCCAAGGCTTCAACAGCGCGGAAGAAGTCGCACGCTACCAGGCATTCATGGACGACGTCGCGCAGTTGGTGGCCGTTGAATTCGGCGGTTCGCTGAAAGCCGAACACGGCACCGGCCGTAACATGGCGCCCTTCGTCGAACTGGAATGGGGCAGCGACGCTTACCAGTTGATGTGGCAGCTCAAACGCCTGCTCGACCCCAACGGCATTCTCAACCCGGACGTGGTGCTCAGCGACGATCCGCAGATCCACCTCAAGCATCTGAAGCCGCTGCCCGCCGCCGATGAGATTGTGGATAAGTGCATCGAGTGCGGTTTCTGCGAACCGGTGTGCCCATCGAAAGGCCTGACGCTGAGCCCACGCCAGCGCATCGTGATCTGGCGTGACATTCAAGCGAAGAAACGCGCCGGCACAGACACCACCGAACTAGAACAAGCCTACGAATACCAAGGCATCGATACGTGCGCCGCCACAGGCCTGTGTGCACAACGTTGTCCTGTAGGAATCAACACCGGCGAGCTGGTGAAAAAGCTCCGCGGCCGTAAGGCAACGCATACGAAAACCGCCAACTGGATTGAAGGACATTTCGCCACCGCGTTGCAAGGCGCGCGCTTCACCCTGCACGTGGCCAACGGTGCGCGGATGCTGTTGGGAGCGCCACGCCTGGCGAAGCTTTCGGCATCGCTGACGCGGCTGTCCAAGGGTCAGGTTCCGCAATGGACCAACGCCATGCCACAGCCGGAAAGAGCCATTCGTTTCAGCCCGAGCCTGTCGGACGAGCGGCCTCAGGTGGTGTACCTGGCGGCCTGCGTGTCGCGGGTCATGGGCCCGGCGGCGGGTGATAAAGAGCAAATGTCGCTGTACGAAAAAACCCGTGGTCTGTTGGAAAAGGCCGGCTACCAAGTAGTTTTTCCGGACAATCAGGACAATCTTTGCTGCGGCCAGCCATTCGCCTCCAAAGGCTACGCCGAACAGGCCGAACACAAGCGCCAGGAACTGATCGGCGCACTGCTGCACGCCAGCCGCGGCGGGCTCGACCCGATCTATTGCGACACCAGCCCCTGCACCTTGCGGCTGGTTCAGGACTTGGGCGACGTGCGACTGGACCTGTACGACCCGGTGCGTTTCATTCGCACTCACTTGATGGATCGTCTCGATTTCATCCCCCAGGAAGCGCCGATCGCGGTGCATGTCACGTGCAGCACTCAGCATCTCGGCGAGAGCCAGGCGTTGATCGATCTTGCGCGTAAATGCAGTAAAAACGTGGTCATCCCGGAAGGCATTCACTGCTGCGGCTTTGCCGGTGACAAGGGCTTCACCACCCCGCAATTGAATGCCCATTCGTTACGCACGCTGAAGGACGCGGTGCAGCAATGCAGTGAAGGGATTTCCACCAGCCGCACCTGTGAGATTGGTCTGACGCAACACAGTGGAATTGACTACCACGGGCTGGTTTATCTGGTGGATCGTGTGACCCGGGCCAGGGCGACCTGA
- a CDS encoding endonuclease NucS domain-containing protein — protein sequence MSNGNRPPVWQMVREAAQQMNGECTYPAIKAKVRSMYGHDVNDSSMTCSIISGAVNHPSRIHYNENKKPRLTDTAYDYLYSTGRGRVVWYQPEKHGVWEIAQSGDGALIVRLADGVGENPLPIVEAVEASDEAYSMFALEAHLRDYLAKKLPRLPGHDAPLTLYRTDDRDGVEFQTDVGPIDILATGNGDFYVLELKVGRGPDAAMGQILRYMGWVKEHLAGERSVYGVIVASDIGQKLRYAASQVPNVRLMEYDLAVSLRSVALHS from the coding sequence GTGAGCAATGGCAACCGCCCGCCGGTATGGCAGATGGTTCGGGAAGCGGCGCAGCAGATGAACGGGGAATGCACATACCCTGCGATTAAAGCAAAGGTAAGGTCGATGTATGGTCATGACGTCAACGACAGTTCGATGACATGCAGCATCATCTCGGGGGCGGTGAATCACCCATCACGTATTCACTACAACGAGAACAAGAAACCACGGCTCACCGACACGGCCTACGATTACCTGTATAGCACTGGGCGCGGCCGGGTCGTTTGGTACCAACCAGAGAAGCACGGCGTGTGGGAGATCGCACAATCTGGCGATGGCGCACTGATCGTCCGCCTCGCTGACGGGGTGGGTGAGAATCCGCTGCCGATCGTCGAAGCTGTTGAGGCATCCGATGAGGCGTACAGCATGTTCGCTCTGGAGGCACACCTGCGCGATTACCTCGCTAAAAAACTTCCAAGGTTACCTGGCCACGATGCGCCGCTCACGCTATACCGCACGGACGATCGCGACGGCGTGGAGTTCCAAACTGACGTCGGCCCGATCGACATCCTGGCGACGGGGAACGGCGACTTCTACGTCCTCGAACTGAAAGTAGGTCGTGGGCCGGACGCGGCAATGGGACAAATCCTTCGTTACATGGGCTGGGTGAAAGAGCACCTCGCGGGCGAGAGGAGCGTGTATGGCGTCATCGTCGCTTCTGACATCGGCCAAAAACTACGGTACGCGGCATCACAGGTGCCAAACGTACGCCTGATGGAATATGACCTTGCTGTGTCGCTTCGATCGGTGGCCCTGCATAGTTGA
- a CDS encoding integrase domain-containing protein, which produces MPAPALRLSDRQLKAVKAKDKDYVLSDGDGLQLRVRNNGSMLWNFNYREPVTKHRINMGLGTYPELSLASARKKVVEARELLAQGIDPKVHRNAQDEAKRAETEHTFENVATAWFELKKDSVTPAYAEDIWRSLTLHVFPDLKTTPLSKITAPMVIELLRPIEAKGSLETVKRLSQRLNEIMTYGVNSGLIFANPLSGIRAVFKKPKKQNMAALRPDELSELMIEIANASIKRITRCLIEWQLHTMTRPAEAATTRWADIDFDKRIWTIPPERMKKRRPHTIPLTEHALALLDTLKPHSSHREYVFPSDRNPRTHANSQTANMALKRMGFQDRLVSHGMRSMASTILNEHGWDPELIEVALAHVDKDEVRSAYNRADYIERRRPMMAWWSEHIQKAATGNLSASAINQTRDHNVVPIR; this is translated from the coding sequence ATGCCTGCTCCAGCCCTTCGCCTTTCCGACCGCCAGCTCAAGGCAGTCAAGGCAAAAGACAAGGATTACGTCCTCAGCGATGGTGACGGCCTTCAGCTCCGAGTCAGGAACAACGGCTCGATGCTGTGGAACTTCAACTACCGCGAGCCGGTAACCAAACACCGTATCAATATGGGGCTGGGCACGTACCCAGAGCTCTCACTAGCGAGCGCCAGGAAAAAAGTGGTGGAAGCGCGCGAGCTGCTTGCACAAGGCATTGATCCCAAGGTGCACCGCAATGCACAGGACGAAGCCAAACGAGCGGAGACGGAACACACGTTCGAGAACGTGGCCACCGCCTGGTTCGAGCTGAAGAAGGACTCCGTCACACCGGCGTACGCCGAAGACATTTGGCGATCGCTCACGCTACATGTATTTCCAGACCTGAAAACAACGCCGCTCTCGAAAATTACCGCACCGATGGTCATCGAACTGCTTCGCCCAATCGAAGCCAAAGGCAGCCTCGAGACAGTGAAGCGATTGAGCCAACGGCTTAACGAGATCATGACCTACGGCGTCAATTCAGGACTGATTTTTGCGAACCCACTCAGTGGCATTCGCGCAGTGTTCAAGAAACCCAAGAAACAGAACATGGCCGCGCTACGACCCGATGAGCTTTCTGAGCTCATGATCGAAATCGCGAACGCCAGCATCAAGCGGATCACCCGCTGCCTGATCGAATGGCAACTGCACACCATGACCCGTCCTGCCGAAGCGGCCACCACCCGATGGGCAGACATAGACTTCGACAAACGCATCTGGACCATCCCACCGGAGCGTATGAAAAAGCGCCGTCCGCACACCATCCCGCTGACCGAACACGCACTCGCGTTACTGGACACGCTCAAGCCCCACAGCAGCCACAGGGAATACGTGTTCCCATCAGATAGAAATCCGCGCACCCACGCCAATAGCCAGACCGCCAACATGGCGTTGAAACGCATGGGCTTCCAAGACCGCTTGGTCAGCCATGGCATGCGCTCCATGGCCAGCACCATCCTGAACGAGCATGGGTGGGATCCGGAGCTGATCGAAGTCGCGCTGGCGCATGTCGACAAGGACGAAGTCCGCAGCGCTTACAACCGAGCGGACTACATCGAACGCCGGAGACCGATGATGGCTTGGTGGAGTGAGCACATTCAGAAAGCGGCCACCGGCAACCTGTCGGCATCTGCGATCAATCAAACCAGGGACCACAACGTCGTGCCAATACGGTGA
- a CDS encoding EcsC family protein, producing MKSALLVEGSGLGFCIATYKNDVFTAQCIAHLAGSTFSTESANSGQSTDQVETANWGQNLKNPRTLANHNPQVYSRGCGQLFSKWGAAVGAGGWMWRRKIVQSKVMRIKEHVWHHKAINHAPRLKMELISQEKIMQVLDWAYERSVNGFSGLDSAEELAASYAKEESPAYDQANSLIRWQNTKSATSGFITGLGGLITLPVALPANITSVLFVQIRMIAAIAHLGGYDVKDDKVKTLVFACLTANSAKEVLKDIGIAVGNKLAMNAVKSISGKTLIEINKKVGFKLFTKFGEKGVINLGKAVPLLGGLIGGSFDAYTTNTIGNVARDTFTPKEVATA from the coding sequence TTTGCATAGCAACGTACAAAAATGACGTTTTCACCGCTCAATGCATTGCCCATTTGGCCGGGTCGACTTTTTCAACAGAATCGGCCAATAGCGGTCAGTCTACTGATCAGGTGGAGACGGCTAACTGGGGTCAGAACCTCAAGAATCCCCGCACGTTGGCGAACCACAATCCGCAGGTATACAGTCGCGGATGTGGGCAATTATTTAGTAAATGGGGTGCTGCCGTCGGCGCAGGCGGATGGATGTGGCGAAGGAAAATTGTTCAAAGCAAGGTAATGCGGATAAAGGAACATGTATGGCATCATAAAGCCATCAATCATGCACCGAGACTGAAGATGGAACTGATAAGTCAAGAAAAGATAATGCAAGTCCTCGACTGGGCCTACGAGAGATCTGTGAATGGATTCTCCGGTCTTGATTCCGCCGAGGAGCTCGCAGCCAGCTACGCCAAGGAAGAAAGCCCTGCCTACGATCAAGCTAATTCCCTGATTCGCTGGCAGAACACCAAATCGGCCACCTCAGGCTTCATTACCGGCCTCGGTGGATTGATCACACTGCCCGTCGCGTTGCCCGCCAACATCACGAGTGTGCTTTTCGTACAAATTCGCATGATCGCCGCCATCGCCCACTTGGGTGGCTACGACGTCAAGGATGACAAGGTAAAGACCCTGGTTTTCGCCTGCCTCACAGCCAACTCCGCCAAGGAAGTGCTGAAAGACATCGGCATTGCCGTCGGCAACAAGCTGGCGATGAACGCAGTGAAGTCGATTTCCGGTAAGACGCTGATAGAGATAAACAAAAAGGTAGGCTTCAAGTTGTTCACCAAATTTGGTGAAAAAGGCGTGATCAATCTCGGTAAAGCCGTGCCCCTGCTGGGTGGCTTGATTGGTGGAAGTTTCGATGCCTACACGACCAACACCATCGGTAACGTAGCGCGCGATACATTTACACCAAAAGAAGTCGCGACGGCATAA